GGGATTAAAAACACGTTAAACAATGATAATATTGGCTTAATCCTGGGGTAACATTAGCCAGATAGTTTTGCGCTGCAAAAAGCGACACCCAAACTATCTTTATGAACCGCAAGCTAGTTCTTCTTTTTTTCTCTCTTGTTTTAACAATACAAACCACCAGGGCACAGGTAAATGTTGGTACCATTCGCGGCACCATTCGGGATGGACAAACCAAGGAAGCCTTAATTGGCTGTACGATCCGAGTCGACGGGACGCAGTTGGGGGTAACCACCGACGTGGAGGGCAACTTTTTAATCGCCAACGTACCCGTCGGAAACCAGAAGGTGATTATCTCCTACATCTCGTACCAGACGAAGGAAATTCCGAATGTTCGGGTTGAATCAGGAAACACAACGGCCATTGAAACGGAGCTGCTCACCGAAGGAAAAGCGCTTCAGGAAGTAGTCGTTCGGGGTAGCCGGGCTACTAATACCGAAGTGGCCGTTATTACCGAGATCAAGCAGATGAAGCCGATAGCCGTAGGGATTTCGGCTCAGCAGATTGTAAAATCGCAGGACCGTGATGCGGCTGCCGCTATTCGTCGGGTTCCGGGCGTGAGTATTGTCGATAACCGATTTGTACTGATCCGGGGATTGGCCGCCCGGTATAACTCGGTGCTTATCAACGATGTGATTACACCATCGACCGAGGTAGACACCCGTTCGTTCTCGTTCGATCTGGTGCCCAGCAACATCATCGACCGGATGATCGTATTCAAATCCGGATCGGCTGAATTACCCGGTGATTTCGCTGGGGGTGTTATTAAGATTTATACCAAGCGTCGGCCCGACCAGAATTTTACGGATGCGGGCCTAACGCTGGGGTATCGCGCCAATACGACGTTTCAGACGGTACAGACCCAGACCCGAAGCGGCTTGAACTGGCTGGGGCTCTGGGGAGCCGATCAGCAGATTCCGAGCAGCTTTCCTACAAAATTTGGTGAGTTCAATTCACTGAATCCACTTCAACGGGCTGCCTATGCACAGTTGCTGCCCAATTCCTGGGGATTGAAAAATTATTCGGTATCGCCGGATATCCGGTTTGCTTTGAACCTGGGTCGTCGGTTCGATGTGGGATCTATTCGGTTTAGTAATTTGACCAGTATCAACTACGCTTCGACCAATCAGTTTTCGAACATCGATCTCAAATTGTACGATAACGGTACTATTGCCAACGCCGTAGCTGAACAATATAATGATGCCAATTACGCACGGCAGTCACGGCTGGGGGTACTGCATAACTGGACGGCCCGGTTCGCGTCCGGCTTTACGCTGGAGTGGAAAACACTCTTCAACCAGTTGAGTACTACCGAAACCGTGGTGCGTAGCGGTCAGCGTATTCAGGATGGATTTGACGTTCGGAGTTTCTCGGAGCGGTTCGAAAACCGGAGTATTCTAACGTCGCAAGTGTCGGGTGAACATTCGATTAGTGAACTGACCAAGTTCAACTGGATTGCCAGCTTTGGGTATACGGGGCGCTGGGAGCCCGATTGGAAACGGGTTCGCTATCAGCGGGTAACGGGCGCTAGTGGTACCGACGGACAACTTCAACCCTTCTCTATTGCCACACCGAACGACCCAAACCCTATTGACGTGGGTCGATTCTACTCGAAGTTACATGAGTATGTGGTATCGGCAATCGGCAATGGTGAACACACTTTTGGCAACCCGACCGATCGGGAACCGAATCGGATTCGGTTTGGGGTGTATGCCGAACAAAAAAATCGGGATTATTCGGCCCGTTTCTATGGCTATCAAAGCGTCGGTAATAGCTCAGTCGCCAAATCCAGTGATATTAACAATGCCTTTAGTCCGGCTAACGTAAACGGTCAAAATGGGTTCTCGCTGCTGGATGGCACGAAACCGCTGGATTCATACAAAGGGATCAATACTTATCTGTCTGGCTATGTTACGGGTGATGTTTACTTTGGACCGAAGGCCAATTTGACGCTTGGTTTCCGTGGCGAATACAATGATCAGGGTATTCGGGCTACCCGGACAACGGTTGAAGAACAACTGGTTTCCAATAAAGTATTTAGCCCGCTGCCTTCGCTGAATTTCACCTATAAGCTTAGCGATCGGACCAATCTCCGGCTGGCATATTCATCCTCTGTAAACCGACCTGAGTTTCGTGAGTTAGCCCCCTTCAGCTATTTCGACTTTAATCTGCTGGCCGATATTCGTGGGAACACGGCATTGAAAACCGCCAACATTCAGAATATCGACGCCAAATGGGAGTTTTACCCAACGCCAAACGAGTTGATTTCGGTGACGGGTTTTTACAAGCATTTTACAAACCCCATCGAATCGTTCCTGCTGATCCAGGCGAATGGGCTGGCTTATACGTTTGCCAATGCCAATTCTGCTCAGAATTACGGCGTTGAACTGGAAGTACGCAAAGGATTCTCAAATTCATCGAGTGTCTTTCTGCAAAATCTGTCGGTAGTCGGTAACGTATCGCTCATTAAAAGCCAGGTTAATGTGGGCGATATTGTCCGGGCTCCAGATTTGAGTGGCGAAGTTCGGGAATATGATATTCGGGGTATTGCCGATACCCAGCGCCCACTGGCAGGCCAGTCGCCTTACCTGATCAATGCCGGTCTGTATTATGCGGCTCCAAACTCCGGCTGGCAGGCCAATATTCTCTACAACGTTTTTGGTCAGCGGATTTTCGCCGTAGGCAACCGAAACAACCCCACTATTTACGAGATGCCGCGTAACGTAGTGGATCTGAATGTAACCAAACTGGTCAATAAAAAGCTGGAACTGCGGCTGGGTATTCAGGACCTGCTGAACCAATACGTCCGGTTTGTACAGGATTTCAGTCATGATGGCAAAATCGGTAGCGATGTTACTTCGCAAACTGCTGATGCTGACCAAACGATTCGTCGATTCAAACGGGGTAGCTACTACACCCTTAGTGCCGTGTACACCTTTGGTCGCCGAACGATAATTCCTTAAGTGTTTACCAATCCAATTCAACTAAATTAACTGTTTATGCAAATGCATCAAGTGCGCCGTCGAATGGCTGGCTGGGCTTATCTGCTACTGACGGGTGTCGGACTGTTTGCTGCCGTTTCGGCCTGTAAGAATGATGATACCCCGGCTCCGGTACTGAGTATTACGTCTATTTCGCCTACGTCGGCACCGGTTGGGTCTAGTGTAGTGATTACCGGTACAGCTTTCAATGCCACGCCATCCAGCAACACGGTAACCTTCGGTACAGTGCCCGCACAGGTAACCGGTGCTAACACGACGTCATTAACTGTAATTGTTCCGGCGAATGCAGGTACACCTATTGCCGTAACTACAGGCGGAGCAACGGTAAGCAGCACAACGGCCTTCCAACTGGGTAACAAACCCGTAATTACTGTTGCGAGCAACATTACAGCCACAACAAACTGGACGGCGGGTAATATTTACGTTATTCAGGGCTTTGTGAGTGTTACGTCAGGAGCGACGCTAAATATTGAAAAGGGAACGATTATCAAAGGGGCTCCCAAAGAGCAGGACCCTTCAGGACAGGGCAAAGGCGGAACGCTGATCATTCAGGCGGGGGCTAAGATCAACGCGGTAGGTACGGTTGATTCGCCCATCATTTTCACTTCCAGCAAAGCCGCCGGTTCCCGTAATTATGGCGACTGGGGTGGTGTTGTTCTTATTGGGAAAGCTCCCCATAACCAGCCCAGCGTAACGGCATTTGAAGGCGGCATTCCGGGTACGATTGGTGCCTATACGGATGTGAATGACAACTCGGGTGTCATGCAGTATTGCCGGATCGAATTTGGCGGTATTGCCCTGAGTAACCTGGCAAACAGCGAAATCAACGGCCTTACTTTATATGGAGTAGGTGCTGGTACCACGATTGACCACATCCAGGTTTCATATAGCGGTGATGATTCCTACGAATGGTTCGGTGGTACAGTAAATATGAAGAACCTGATCGCTTTCCGGGGGTGGGACGACGATTGGGATACCGACTGGGGTTATGTGGGTAAAGTACAGTATGGTGTATCGCTGCGCGACCCAGACGTAGCCGACCAATCGGGTTCTAATGGATTTGAGTCAGATAACTTTAACCCAGGTGCCCCAGCAACGGCTGCTAACAACGGATTGCCTCTTACTGCGCCTGTGTTTGCCAACATGAGCAATTTTGTAACAACTGGTACACCTTCGAATGCCGCGTCGGCCAAAGGTAGTGGTCCCTTCCAGTCGGGTATGCACCTGCGTCGGAATACGTCGATCAGCATTTTCAATTCACTGTTAGTTGGTTACCCAGAAGGCTTACGGTTAGACGCTCAGACAGGTACAACCAACACGCTCGATAACGCCACGGCTGGCAACCTGCAACTGCGTGGTATTGTGATTGCAAACTGCACGACGCCAGTTCGGGGGGCTCAGTCGATTACGAACGATCAGGCGACGGCTTTCTTTGGTACGGCTGCCTACCAGAACCAGATCATTGCCAGCACGGATTTGAGCAAGCTGCTGCTCAACTCGGCTACCTTCAACCTGACCACTCCCAACTTCCTGCCCCAGTCGGGTTCTCCACTGCTGACAGGAGCTATCTGGGACGGTAAGGGAGCGGATGCTTTCTTCACCAAAGAAACGTTCAAGGGTGCTTTTGGGACCACCGACTGGACGAAAGGCTGGACCAACTGGGACCCACAAAACGCAAACTACGACAAATAAGCCTTCAGTTGCCACATAGGTGTCGATCAGATAGCCAGGGTTTTTACTCTGGCTATTTTTTATGGCTGCTGGCTAATTGAAAGCGGTTTATCTGGATGAGCAGCTAATAGCCTGCGTGACTGTCGTGCTGAAACCACCGGGGCCGTAATCGGAAGTCCCGTTTCGCTTGATCAGCGAATCACGATCAGCCATGCCACATACTTCGTAGGTTACCGAATTCGAAGTAGGAACATAAACCCCAGCTGCGCCTTTGTAGCTATATCGAATGGAACAATCATAGCACTGACTAGCCTCAATATCTTCCTTTTTTTTGCAGGCTGTAAACAGGGCCGAGAGACCAATAAAGATCAGTGTAGATTTATTCATGGATGAGCAGAACAGGTAAAAGGCTAAATAAATCAATGAAATTTTGTCATACTTCGACTGAATCGACAACTTTTACGAAAATATACGACTTTGTGCGATCTGAAGAAGCAACGGGTTTATATCTGGCTGACTACTTTCTCGAATGGTAATGAAAGAGGTATAAGGCTTTCATTACCATATAGTTATTCAACGCAAAAAAAATGCCAATCATAACGGTATTGCATCCAAACGTTTGGTCAGAGGTGAGGTTTCCCACTACAGGCACGATCACTCAAAGATTAAGGAAAGATACCGACAAAAAATTACAGCATCGATACCTACGAAAGCTGGCTGTTGAGCAAGGGTTGCTGGCTAAGTAGATCGAGTGTGTCTTGGTCGAAGACCTGCTCAAGGGTTGTTAAATGAGTCAGACGATGCAAATCGCTTCCGATAAAATCAATATCCTTTGATTGGAGGAGTTTATGCGCAAGCTGCTGAGCCCGTTTGCCATAGTGACCCGCTAAAGACATTAAATTGAGTTGAAACAAACACCCTTTATCTTTCAGAGCCATTAGTTGCTCGGGCGAACTCTGGTAATAGTGGTAGCGTTCGGGGTGGGCCAATACAGGTTTATAGCCCTTTAGCTGCATCAGGAACAAATACTGATCCAATTGCCGGGGAGAGTTTGCCCAGCCAGTCTCAAAGAGAACAAACCGATCTTTTCCGAAACAGAGTACCTCATCTTGTTCCAGCAAGGTGTAATACCATTCATCGACAAGATATTCAGCGGCTAACGAGAATTGAATGGGGAGGTTAGCATCTGCAATGGCCTGTTGCACAGTGAGGGTGACCTGTTTTAACCGTTGTACCTCATTCGGATAATAATCCTGACTAATGTGGGGAGTGCAGATAACGCCTTTTATGCCCCAGTCCACATATTTCTGAAGACAGGCCAGGGTATCCTCCAGCGTAGGTAAGCCATCATCTACGCCAGGTAAAATGTGGTTGTGTAAGTCAACGGGCCAAATGTCTGCAAAGCTTTTCTGAACAGTTGAGTGTTTATTGGTAAGCCAATTTGTGAAGTCTTTCCACATAAAGTGTGCAAATACTCTTTATAATAAAGAAATAATTTATATTTTTGATAATAAGTAAACTAAATATAAGTGACAATTTCTTTTATTCCGAAATATGTCTACTTAATATAAGTCAACAAATTACTTGTTTTAATTCAAAGTTAACAATCGTTGGGCGTAAATGAAACCTGACCGGATGCCGACGGCTGCGATTGAGTAGAATATGATGGAATGGATTTGAAAGACTTGTAGGTAAACGATTGATCGCTAAAGTTATAATTAACGTAGATGGGCAGGGTTGATGAAAGTACTGATACTACGGTTTTCCTCGATAGGTGATATTATTCTGACAACCCCCGTTGTCAGGGGCCTGAAACAGCAACTACCAGGGGCGGAAATTCATTTCTGTACCAAACGAGCTTATGCTCCGCTGATTGAACACAATCCCTTTATTGATCGGTGTCATTATCTGGACAGCAGTTTGTGGGTGTTGGTTCGACGGTTACAGGCTGAACGATTCGACCTGATTATTGATCTGCACAATAATGTACGTACCACTCTTATCAAGGCGGCTTTATTGACGAAAGCCCATACAGTCAATAAATTGAATATCCGAAAATGGGTATACGTGCGCTGGAAATGGAATGTTATGCCCGATGAGCACATTGTCAATCGGTATATGGCGACTGTTGAGCCGCTTGGCGTTGCTGAAGATGGTTCTGGGCTGGATTATTTTGTGCCAGATCGGGACCAGATCAGTAAAACGGAGTTGCCCTTAACGCACCAGTCAGGGTATGTAGCCTATGCCATTGGCGGACAGCATGCAACCAAGCGGTTGCCAGTGGGGCCTATGATTGAACTTTGTAAAAAAATTGATGCCCCCATCGTCTTACTGGGTGATGCCGAAGATCGGGTTGTAGGTGATCAGATCGTGCAGGCACTGGGTGACCGGTTAATTTATAATGCCTGCGGACGGTATTCGCTGAATCAATCGGCATCCCTGCTGCGACAAGCTCGAGTTGTGTTTAGCCACGATACGGGGCTGATGCATATGGCAGCCGCGCTGAAAAAAACAGTGTACTCCATCTGGGGAAGTACAACGCCCCAATTGGGGAT
This window of the Spirosoma aerolatum genome carries:
- a CDS encoding TonB-dependent receptor — translated: MNRKLVLLFFSLVLTIQTTRAQVNVGTIRGTIRDGQTKEALIGCTIRVDGTQLGVTTDVEGNFLIANVPVGNQKVIISYISYQTKEIPNVRVESGNTTAIETELLTEGKALQEVVVRGSRATNTEVAVITEIKQMKPIAVGISAQQIVKSQDRDAAAAIRRVPGVSIVDNRFVLIRGLAARYNSVLINDVITPSTEVDTRSFSFDLVPSNIIDRMIVFKSGSAELPGDFAGGVIKIYTKRRPDQNFTDAGLTLGYRANTTFQTVQTQTRSGLNWLGLWGADQQIPSSFPTKFGEFNSLNPLQRAAYAQLLPNSWGLKNYSVSPDIRFALNLGRRFDVGSIRFSNLTSINYASTNQFSNIDLKLYDNGTIANAVAEQYNDANYARQSRLGVLHNWTARFASGFTLEWKTLFNQLSTTETVVRSGQRIQDGFDVRSFSERFENRSILTSQVSGEHSISELTKFNWIASFGYTGRWEPDWKRVRYQRVTGASGTDGQLQPFSIATPNDPNPIDVGRFYSKLHEYVVSAIGNGEHTFGNPTDREPNRIRFGVYAEQKNRDYSARFYGYQSVGNSSVAKSSDINNAFSPANVNGQNGFSLLDGTKPLDSYKGINTYLSGYVTGDVYFGPKANLTLGFRGEYNDQGIRATRTTVEEQLVSNKVFSPLPSLNFTYKLSDRTNLRLAYSSSVNRPEFRELAPFSYFDFNLLADIRGNTALKTANIQNIDAKWEFYPTPNELISVTGFYKHFTNPIESFLLIQANGLAYTFANANSAQNYGVELEVRKGFSNSSSVFLQNLSVVGNVSLIKSQVNVGDIVRAPDLSGEVREYDIRGIADTQRPLAGQSPYLINAGLYYAAPNSGWQANILYNVFGQRIFAVGNRNNPTIYEMPRNVVDLNVTKLVNKKLELRLGIQDLLNQYVRFVQDFSHDGKIGSDVTSQTADADQTIRRFKRGSYYTLSAVYTFGRRTIIP
- a CDS encoding IPT/TIG domain-containing protein, whose amino-acid sequence is MHQVRRRMAGWAYLLLTGVGLFAAVSACKNDDTPAPVLSITSISPTSAPVGSSVVITGTAFNATPSSNTVTFGTVPAQVTGANTTSLTVIVPANAGTPIAVTTGGATVSSTTAFQLGNKPVITVASNITATTNWTAGNIYVIQGFVSVTSGATLNIEKGTIIKGAPKEQDPSGQGKGGTLIIQAGAKINAVGTVDSPIIFTSSKAAGSRNYGDWGGVVLIGKAPHNQPSVTAFEGGIPGTIGAYTDVNDNSGVMQYCRIEFGGIALSNLANSEINGLTLYGVGAGTTIDHIQVSYSGDDSYEWFGGTVNMKNLIAFRGWDDDWDTDWGYVGKVQYGVSLRDPDVADQSGSNGFESDNFNPGAPATAANNGLPLTAPVFANMSNFVTTGTPSNAASAKGSGPFQSGMHLRRNTSISIFNSLLVGYPEGLRLDAQTGTTNTLDNATAGNLQLRGIVIANCTTPVRGAQSITNDQATAFFGTAAYQNQIIASTDLSKLLLNSATFNLTTPNFLPQSGSPLLTGAIWDGKGADAFFTKETFKGAFGTTDWTKGWTNWDPQNANYDK
- a CDS encoding tyrosine-protein phosphatase; its protein translation is MWKDFTNWLTNKHSTVQKSFADIWPVDLHNHILPGVDDGLPTLEDTLACLQKYVDWGIKGVICTPHISQDYYPNEVQRLKQVTLTVQQAIADANLPIQFSLAAEYLVDEWYYTLLEQDEVLCFGKDRFVLFETGWANSPRQLDQYLFLMQLKGYKPVLAHPERYHYYQSSPEQLMALKDKGCLFQLNLMSLAGHYGKRAQQLAHKLLQSKDIDFIGSDLHRLTHLTTLEQVFDQDTLDLLSQQPLLNSQLS
- a CDS encoding glycosyltransferase family 9 protein: MKVLILRFSSIGDIILTTPVVRGLKQQLPGAEIHFCTKRAYAPLIEHNPFIDRCHYLDSSLWVLVRRLQAERFDLIIDLHNNVRTTLIKAALLTKAHTVNKLNIRKWVYVRWKWNVMPDEHIVNRYMATVEPLGVAEDGSGLDYFVPDRDQISKTELPLTHQSGYVAYAIGGQHATKRLPVGPMIELCKKIDAPIVLLGDAEDRVVGDQIVQALGDRLIYNACGRYSLNQSASLLRQARVVFSHDTGLMHMAAALKKTVYSIWGSTTPQLGMYPYKTRYVLIENKGLACRPCSKIGHNQCPKQHFRCMNDLSFDSVESVHSSVWSETENLVQTP